The sequence CGCAGCGCAGCGGCAGGTCGATCGTGCCGCCGTCCTGGGACGGGCTGCCGGCAACGCGGGCAAGATAGGTCTTGGCGACATGGCGCCGCTCGAACTGCAGGCCGAGATGGCGGTGCGCCGCAGGGTTCATCGCCAGCACCAGTACGCCGGACGTGTCCATGTCGAGCCGATGGACGATGCGCGATTGCGGGTAGAGCGAGAGCGCCCGCGCTGCGACGCAGTCGGCAAGCGCGGGATCCTTCCCCGGAACGGTGAGGAGCCCGCTTGGCTTGTCGACGACGAGGATGTCGTCGTCGCAATGCAGCACGACAAGGAACGGCTCGCGCTCGGGGGCGTAGATGCGCTCGGGCAGGGGCCGGATCTGAGGCGGGTACTGGCTCGACATGGGCGGATCAATACGCCCGCACGCCGTCAGTGCAAGCGGCTTGCGGTCAGCGGGCCTCGCCTGCGGGGAAGATCATGCAGGTTTCGACGCCATGGGCGATGAGCTTGCCCGCGCTGTCGACAAGCCGGGCCTCGGAGGTCGCCATGCGCCGGCCCCGATGCAGGACGCGCCCCTCGCAGGTCAGCAGGCCGCTGGTCTCGAAGGCCGGCCGGACGTTGTTCACCTTGAACTCGACGGTCGTGTATCCCTCGCCCATGCCAAGGGTCGCGTGAACCGCGCAGCCGAGAGCCGAGTCCAGGATGGTGGCGATCCAGCCGCCATGAACGGTGCCGAGCGGGTTGTAGTGATCGAAGGAGGGCTCGCCCTCGAAGCGCGCAAAGCCCTCGGCGTTCGCGTCGGTCAGGATGAAGTTCATCGTCCGGCAGATTGGCGGGGCCGGAAAACGGCCGGCGATCATCGCCTCCAACTGGCCGATGCCCGTCAGTTTTGCCGCTTCTGCCGGGTCGGCAAGGCCGAAAGTGCGCGTCTCGATGTTCATCTACTGCCGTCTCCCTTAAGCGTGCATATGCACCTAATCATGTGATGCGACGCGGTGCAAGTGGGCGTGGCAAGACGAGGAAATGTTTGCAGATCGTCTTGTCGTGGATGTTGCGTGCCTATGCACGCATATGCCGCTGTGATACGCTGGGGCATGGCATCGAACCTCCTGTGCTCCTGTCACCGCATCCATCGGGCCGGCCGTGTCGTCACACGGCTTTACGAGCGGGCCATTGCCGACAGCGGCAGTGGTCTTACGCCTCAGCAATTTGCCGTTCTTGCAGCACTTGCGGAGGCGGACGCGATGACCGCATCCGAACTGACCGAGGTTGTGGGAGCGGACAGGAGCACACTGACACGCGCACTCGAGCGTCTCGATGCGTCGGGCCTTGTGGCCGGAGCGCCCGGAACCGACCGCCGCGAGCGACGGTTCGCGGTGACCGTGGCCGGAAGGGCGGAATTTGAGTTGGCGGTTGCTGGCTGGCGCCGGGCGGAAGGGGCGATGCGCCGGGCCATGGGACCGGAGAAGGTGGCCCAGCTCTGGGACCTGCTCGAAGAGGCCGAGGCAGCAACCGGAACCTATGTCCGGAAAGCGGTATAGGCTAGCGACCGCCGACCCGCAGCCCGAGGGCGGGACGTTCCTTCAGCACCTCGTGGCGGAAGCGGAACAGTGCGGCCGGGCGTCCTCCCGTCTGGGTCGAGGTCTCGCCGGTGGGTTCCACCAAATCGCCCTTTTCGACGAGCCGGCGGAAGTTCTGCTTGTGGATGTGCCGGCCGGAGATCGCCTCGACGCAGCGCTGAAGGTCCGTCAGCGTGAAGGCATGCGGCATCAGCTCGAAGATCAAGGGGCGGTATTTCAGCTTGGTCCGCAGGCGCGAGATGGCGGTCGCCAGGATCCTGCGATGGTCGTGGAGCATCGGCTGGCCAAGAAGAGGCTGGCCCGCGCGCTCCTGCGCAGCCGGCCGTCCGTCGCGCTGCGCCTCGTGCAGCAGCCCTGCCTCGTAGAGCATCTCGTAGCGGTCGAGGACGCGCTCCTCGTTCCACATTCCGTCGGTGACCGAGAAGGCCTGATGGACGCGGTCCTCCCGCGTGTTGCCGCGCGGCGGGCTGTGTTCGGGAACAGGTGCCTCCGCCCAGCGCTTCAGCGCGGGCAGGATCTCGCGTTCGACCATCGGCGGCATGCCGTCGCGCCAGTCCTCCCAGGGGAAGAACGAGTACCAGGAACGCCACTGCGCATTCTGCTGGGTGAGGGCCTCGTCCGACTTTGGTGTCTGGCGGGCAAGGGCGAGATAGCCGACCGAGACCACATGGGGCCCGGCGTCGGAATGGATGTGGTGTCGCCCGCGATCGCCGAACGTGTAGAGCTGCTCCACATAGCCGAGTTTCAGCGCGGTCTGTTCCTCCACCCATTCGCGCAGGCCGATCTCGAATGTCCGGTGGCGGGTCGGATCGAACGGGCCGAAGGGCAGCGAGGGAACGCTGGTGTTCGGAGGGGCCGCGATGGTGAGAACCTGCGGCTGCGGTGCGGCGACGGAAACGATGACGGCGTTGAGACCGATCTCGATCATGCGCGCCCCGGACCCGCTCGCGAATCGCTCGGTGCGACCGGCAGGGTAAACGGGGTACCTTCGAAGGCATCCGCGCCGCGGCCGATGGAGCGGACCGCCTCGACCATCCGGCCTTCGCGCTCCAGCAGCGCGTCGGCAAGTGCTACCAGCCGGGCATTGGGCGTCGCTGACGGCGAAGCGCGCCGCAGCGCGCCGGCCAGCGCCATCTCGTTCGCCTTGGGAGCAAGCGCGCAGGTCGCAATGAAGGCTGCGGCGGTGGAACGGCTGATGCCGGCGAAACAGTGAATCACCAACGGGGTTGAGCGGTTCCAGTCGCCGACGAAGTCTAGCAGCTTGCGCACATGCGCTTCCCCGGGAGGGGTCAGTCCCTCGGCGGGAGCGGTGATGTCGTTGAAGGCGAGGAAAAGATGGTCGTCGGCAGCGATGCTTGCGGGCCGGTCGACCCGCGTGCCTGCGTTGATCAGGGTGATCATTCTGCGCGCGCCAGTCCGCTCCACTGTTTCCTGCAAACGGGCGAGCGAACAGACGGTTATCATGGCGTTCCCTGTGTCTTCCTGACCTGCACCGACACCGCATCCGATGCCGCGGCGTCCACCTGAATTATTTAGGGCCTGCAGCCGCCCATGTCACCGGCTTGCCGATGCGCGAACACGCTCGAGTTCGGAAAAGCGGTCGAGGAAATGTTTCTGTGCCTGCGCGACCGGCAAGGCCCGCAGCCCCAGGCGCGGCGGCTGCCCTCGTCGTTTCGGGAACCCGGTCGGCTCGCCGAACAGGCGGCAGGCTTCCTCGTCGCTGAAGCCGGCAAGCTCCACTGCTTCGAAATAGGCGGCGACATGGTCGGCCTTCTTGGTCAGCTTGCGCAGGATCGTCGGCGTCGTTGCAGGCAGGGCGAAGCGCAGGTGAATCGCCGCCTGCAACCGGGCCTCGATCTCCTTGTAGCTGCCGCCCATTACCGCCTTGAACGGCGAGATCATGTCGCCGATGACGTATTCTGGCGCATCGTGCAGCAGGATGGTCAGGCAGCTGTCGGGCGAAAGGCCCGGCTCCATCTGCAGTGCAAGCCGCTCCACCAGAAGCGAATGCTCGGCGACGGAGAACGCGTTGTCGCCAATGGTCTGGCCGTTCCAGCGCGCCACGCGCGCAAGGCCATGGGCGATGTCCTCGATCTCGACATCGAGCGGCGAAGGGTCGAGCAGGTCGAGTCGGCGGCCGGACAGCATCCGCTGCCAGGCGCGCATCGGCTCCGCTTTCTTTCCGGCAGGGCGGCTCACGAACGGGGCGCCGTCATTCGGTGGTCTCCGCAGCTGCGGCAGTCTCCGGCCAGGTGAAGCGGGCGAAATCCGGCAATGCCGGCTCCAGCGGCACGCCGCCTGCCGTCACCGGCTCGCCGCGCGCGCGTGCCTGGGCGATCCTGTCGAGCCTGACCAGAGCAAGGCCCGCGCTGCCATCGATGGTCCCGAGCGTCCCGGCGGGCTTGTCTCCGGCAAGGATCTCCGTTCCGGAGGCGGGCAGATCGCGTTCTCCGGCGACCTTGATGATGCGGCGGCGCGCGGTGCCCCGGTGGCGCATCCGGCTCACCACTTCCTGGCCGATGAAACAGCCCTTGTCGAAGGCAACGCCGTTGAGATCGTCCATGTCCGCGTCATGGGGGAACGCATCGCCCAGCGCGAAGTCGAAGGGCGCTTCCGGTACGCCGGCTGCGACGCGGCGCGCGTGATAGGTTGTCTCGGTCTCGCCGGTGGCAAGCACGTCGATGACGGCGGGCGGGCCGAACACGCGCCAGCCGAACCCGGCAAGGCGCGGGTCGGCAACCGCGATGCAGCCATCGGCCTCGGGTTTTTGCCCGAAGGAGGCCGCGACCTTGCAGGTCTCGCTCACGTCGGCGATCTCGACCTTGGAGCGCAGCTTGTAAAAGCCGAGCCGGCGGGCAAAGTCCGCCGCCGTCTCCCGCTGCGTATCAAGCAGGTAGCCGGCCTCGGCCGCGACCACAAGGAAGTCGAACAGGATCTTGCCCTGGGGCGTCAGCAGGGCGCCGTAACCGGCGCCATCCGCGTCGACATCGTCCATGTCGCAGGTCAGAAGGTTCTGCAGGAAGCCGTGCGCATCCGCCCCGGCGACGCGCAGGACCGCCCGCGAGGGCAGGGGAACGAGGATCCCGTTGCCATCGCCCATTGCTGCGGGCTCGTTGGGTGTCTCTTCACTCATCGCGTCGCCGCTCCTCGGATTTCCTCGCGGTGAATGCCGATGGTGCAAGCCGACTCACGTCGGCCGCAATCCATTTCTCGCGACATAGGCCGGAACGCTGCGCCCAACAAGGGGAGCCGCTCCGCCTTCGCCGTTGCGCGAAACCTGCGCAAAAGCGCGGAACGTCGGGTGTCCTGCCGAAAATTCGACACGGTTTGTTACCCTCTTCGCGCTAGGATCCGTTTCAGGTCCGCGATCACCCATCTCCCGCTATCGGGCCCTGTTGCCGGCATTTCCGGCAGTTTCTGGGGTTTGCCGCCATGTGCCGCCTGGCTGCCTATATCGGTACTGAAATTCCGCTGGAAAATATCATCGCCCGGCCGCGCCACTCGCTGCTGGTGCAGAGCCAGGACGCCCAGGAGGCGAAGCTGCGCGTCAATGGCGATGGTTTCGGGATCGCCTGGTACGGCCACCTTCCGGAGCCGGGCCTGTTCAAG comes from Stappia sp. 28M-7 and encodes:
- a CDS encoding RluA family pseudouridine synthase gives rise to the protein MSSQYPPQIRPLPERIYAPEREPFLVVLHCDDDILVVDKPSGLLTVPGKDPALADCVAARALSLYPQSRIVHRLDMDTSGVLVLAMNPAAHRHLGLQFERRHVAKTYLARVAGSPSQDGGTIDLPLRCDWPNRPRQMVDPEEGRSALTHWRVVERERHATRVQLEPLTGRSHQLRVHLLAIGHPILGDPLYGDSESRQAASRLQLHAQSLTLHHPNGGERMTFSAPCPF
- a CDS encoding PaaI family thioesterase: MNIETRTFGLADPAEAAKLTGIGQLEAMIAGRFPAPPICRTMNFILTDANAEGFARFEGEPSFDHYNPLGTVHGGWIATILDSALGCAVHATLGMGEGYTTVEFKVNNVRPAFETSGLLTCEGRVLHRGRRMATSEARLVDSAGKLIAHGVETCMIFPAGEAR
- a CDS encoding MarR family winged helix-turn-helix transcriptional regulator, producing MASNLLCSCHRIHRAGRVVTRLYERAIADSGSGLTPQQFAVLAALAEADAMTASELTEVVGADRSTLTRALERLDASGLVAGAPGTDRRERRFAVTVAGRAEFELAVAGWRRAEGAMRRAMGPEKVAQLWDLLEEAEAATGTYVRKAV
- a CDS encoding NAD regulator, which translates into the protein MIEIGLNAVIVSVAAPQPQVLTIAAPPNTSVPSLPFGPFDPTRHRTFEIGLREWVEEQTALKLGYVEQLYTFGDRGRHHIHSDAGPHVVSVGYLALARQTPKSDEALTQQNAQWRSWYSFFPWEDWRDGMPPMVEREILPALKRWAEAPVPEHSPPRGNTREDRVHQAFSVTDGMWNEERVLDRYEMLYEAGLLHEAQRDGRPAAQERAGQPLLGQPMLHDHRRILATAISRLRTKLKYRPLIFELMPHAFTLTDLQRCVEAISGRHIHKQNFRRLVEKGDLVEPTGETSTQTGGRPAALFRFRHEVLKERPALGLRVGGR
- a CDS encoding tyrosine phosphatase family protein, with translation MITVCSLARLQETVERTGARRMITLINAGTRVDRPASIAADDHLFLAFNDITAPAEGLTPPGEAHVRKLLDFVGDWNRSTPLVIHCFAGISRSTAAAFIATCALAPKANEMALAGALRRASPSATPNARLVALADALLEREGRMVEAVRSIGRGADAFEGTPFTLPVAPSDSRAGPGRA
- a CDS encoding HD family hydrolase; translated protein: MRAWQRMLSGRRLDLLDPSPLDVEIEDIAHGLARVARWNGQTIGDNAFSVAEHSLLVERLALQMEPGLSPDSCLTILLHDAPEYVIGDMISPFKAVMGGSYKEIEARLQAAIHLRFALPATTPTILRKLTKKADHVAAYFEAVELAGFSDEEACRLFGEPTGFPKRRGQPPRLGLRALPVAQAQKHFLDRFSELERVRASASR
- a CDS encoding folate-binding protein YgfZ is translated as MSEETPNEPAAMGDGNGILVPLPSRAVLRVAGADAHGFLQNLLTCDMDDVDADGAGYGALLTPQGKILFDFLVVAAEAGYLLDTQRETAADFARRLGFYKLRSKVEIADVSETCKVAASFGQKPEADGCIAVADPRLAGFGWRVFGPPAVIDVLATGETETTYHARRVAAGVPEAPFDFALGDAFPHDADMDDLNGVAFDKGCFIGQEVVSRMRHRGTARRRIIKVAGERDLPASGTEILAGDKPAGTLGTIDGSAGLALVRLDRIAQARARGEPVTAGGVPLEPALPDFARFTWPETAAAAETTE